The Trueperaceae bacterium genome segment AGGTCGCCGCTCGCTAACCGGCGGCGGGTCGGGGCAGCGCGTAGCGCGCCTGCACCATCGCCCCACCGTAGGACCCGGAGGCGAGCAGCGTCATGGGCGGCGTCGCGATGAGGCGCGGCAGGAGCGGCGCGCCGGCCCCCAGCGCGACCGGCGCGTACGTCACCAGTATCTCGTCGAGGAGGCCCGCGTCGTGGAACTGCCCCGCGAGCTCGCCGCCCCCGACGATCCACACGTCCTTCCCGCCCGCCGCCGTCACCATGGCAGCGTGGACCGGCGCCACCGCGCCACGCGCGAAGCGCACGTCGGCGCCGGTCGGGACCGGCAGCTCGCGCGTCGTGAACACCCACGCCGGTTGCGAGTACGGCCACGACATGGGCTTGGGCGCGCCAGGCAGGACGTGCCGCTCGAGGATCCACATGTAGGTGCTCGAGCCCATGGCGAGGGCGCCCACCTCCGCGATGAACTCGGGGTAGTCGCCGCCCGGGAGGGCATCGAACTGCATGAGCCAGTCGAGGTCCTCGTGGGGGGCGGCGATGTAGCCGTCCAGGCTGCTGGCGACGTAGTAGACGGTTCTCATCTCGCGCCTCCTCGGTTCACGCCTGCGGCTCCTCGGTGCGCACCGGTCGGTCCCCGGTCGGCGCCGCCAGGCGCGCCATGAACTCCGCGCGGGTGGCGGCGGTGGCGACCACCGTCACCTTGTCGTTGGCGCTCAGGCGGGTGGAGCCGCTCGGCACGGTCGTCTCGGCGCCGTGCCTGAGGCTGGCGATGAGCACGCCCTCGGGGAGCGCCAGGTCGCGCAGCTCGTGGCCCACCAGCGGGCTGCCCGCTGGCACCTCCGCCATGAACATCACGTCGTCACCGCCCGAGAGCGGCACAGCCTCGCCCGTCCCCAACCGTGCGAGGAACTCGCTGTCCATCACGTCCGGGTCGAGGCTCACGGCGCGCTGCCGCAGGAGCCGCAGCACGGTGGCGAGGTACTCGCCCTGGTGCACGGGGCTGTCGCCCGGGCCCGGCAGCGCGAACTCGTGCAGTGTAGGGTACTTCCGGCCGCGGCTCAGGCGCTCCTGCACCATGAAGCTCAGCGCCACGGCCAGCATGGTGGGCAGGATGAGCTGGTAACCGCCGGTCATCTCCGCCACCATGATCAGCGTGGCCAGCGGCACCCGCGCCGCGCCCGCGAACACGGCCGCCATGCCGACCACCGCGAACGCCTCCGGCGCGGGCGTGAACGACTCGAACCGCCCCAGGTGCGCGGCCAGCGACCCACCCAGCATGACGCCAACGTAGAGGCTCGGCGCGAACGTGCCGCCGGAGCCGCCCGAGGCGATGGTGAACGCCATGGTGACGAACTTCCCGAACGCCAGGGCGAGCATCAGCCAGGCGCCGAGGCTGCCGTCGATGGCGAGCTGCATGTAGCCGTAGCCGCTGCCGAGGAGCTGCGGGAACACCATGCCGATCAGCCCCATGAACAGCCCGCCCACCGCCGGCTTGATGTGGTCCGGCACGCGCCAGCGCGCGAACGCGTCGCGCACGGCGTAGTAGACGAGGGGCACCAGCGTGCCCATCACGCCGGCGGCCACGCCCAGGAGGGCGTACCAGGGCAGCTCCCTGAAGCCCGTGAAGGCGGCCGGCGCGGCCAGGTGGAAGAGGGGGGTGAAGCCCGTGAAGCTGCCGCTGATGGCGTAGGCGGTGGCGGCGCTGATGAACGTGAAGACGAGCGCGGCGCTCTCGAACGCCAGGCCGCTATAGAGCACCTCGACGGCGAAGATGGCCGTGCCCAACGGACTGCGGAAGATGGCGGACAGGCCGGCGGCCATGCCCGCCAGCATGAGTGTGCGGCGT includes the following:
- a CDS encoding dihydrofolate reductase family protein codes for the protein MRTVYYVASSLDGYIAAPHEDLDWLMQFDALPGGDYPEFIAEVGALAMGSSTYMWILERHVLPGAPKPMSWPYSQPAWVFTTRELPVPTGADVRFARGAVAPVHAAMVTAAGGKDVWIVGGGELAGQFHDAGLLDEILVTYAPVALGAGAPLLPRLIATPPMTLLASGSYGGAMVQARYALPRPAAG
- a CDS encoding chloride channel protein, with protein sequence MPWLLRLDKTTRLVLMSIVVGVVGAGGAHLFLWMVEVVSQWFVTGIAHVPVLTTEEATGMAAGPVATGLNWLIPVSTTLGGLIVGVLIFTLAPEAEGHGTDAAIRSFHHLGGYVRTRIPILKTIASALTIGSGGSAGREGPTAQIASGFGAITATWLRLPDDERRTLMLAGMAAGLSAIFRSPLGTAIFAVEVLYSGLAFESAALVFTFISAATAYAISGSFTGFTPLFHLAAPAAFTGFRELPWYALLGVAAGVMGTLVPLVYYAVRDAFARWRVPDHIKPAVGGLFMGLIGMVFPQLLGSGYGYMQLAIDGSLGAWLMLALAFGKFVTMAFTIASGGSGGTFAPSLYVGVMLGGSLAAHLGRFESFTPAPEAFAVVGMAAVFAGAARVPLATLIMVAEMTGGYQLILPTMLAVALSFMVQERLSRGRKYPTLHEFALPGPGDSPVHQGEYLATVLRLLRQRAVSLDPDVMDSEFLARLGTGEAVPLSGGDDVMFMAEVPAGSPLVGHELRDLALPEGVLIASLRHGAETTVPSGSTRLSANDKVTVVATAATRAEFMARLAAPTGDRPVRTEEPQA